The Erigeron canadensis isolate Cc75 chromosome 4, C_canadensis_v1, whole genome shotgun sequence genome window below encodes:
- the LOC122595519 gene encoding myb family transcription factor PHL7-like gives MDVVNGINNNPSLASKQRLRWTHELHERFVDAVAQLGGPDRATPKGVLRVMGVQGLTIYHVKSHLQKYRLAKYLPDSSSEGKAFDQKESGDMLSSLDGSSGMQITEALKLQMEVQKRLHEQLEVQRQLQLRIEAQGKYLKKIIEEQQKLSGVISEVPGSEDNCQESRSITDPVTPAPAFELPMMEKSVKECAPVKNIFVDDRHEPLTPDSGCHLGSPDENPLGERAMKKQRVNMGLTHQILESSLRPSFHQQQHSAYLTTEQFGHSAGMAVENED, from the exons ATGGATGTTGTTAATGGTATCAACAACAACCCCAGTCTAGCTTCTAAACAACGACTCCGTTGGACGCATGAACTTCATGAACGATTTGTCGATGCTGTCGCACAACTCGGTGGCCCAGATA GGGCCACTCCAAAAGGCGTGCTCAGAGTTATGGGTGTTCAAGGTCTGACAATTTATCATGTGAAGAGCCATTTGCAG AAATATCGGCTGGCAAAGTACCTCCCAGATTCATCATCTGAAG GAAAAGCTTTTGACCAGAAAGAATCGGGTGACATGCTTTCTAGTTTGGATGGGTCATC TGGAATGCAAATTACAGAAGCACTCAAGCTGCAGATGGAGGTGCAAAAGCGTCTGCATGAACAATTGGAG GTACAAAGACAACTTCAGCTACGAATAGAGGCACAAGGGAAGTACCTGAAAAAGATCATTGAAGAGCAACAGAAGCTTAGTGGAGTTATATCAGAAGTGCCAGGCTCAGAGGACAATTGCCAAGAATCCAGAAGTATAACTGATCCTGTGACTCCAGCTCCTGCTTTTGAGTTGCCTATGATGGAAAAGTCTGTCAAGGAATGTGCCCCcgttaaaaacatttttgttgaTGATAGACATGAGCCCTTAACACCAGACTCTGGTTGTCACTTGGGCTCACCCGATGAAAACCCCTTAGGAGAGAGAGCCATGAAAAAGCAACGAGTGAACATGGGTCTGACTCACCAAATCTTGGAGTCAAGCCTAAGGCCATCATTTCATCAGCAACAGCATTCCGCTTACCTGACTACAGAGCAGTTTGGCCATTCAGCTGGAATGGCAGTTGAAAATGAAGATTAA
- the LOC122594845 gene encoding protein ENDOSPERM DEFECTIVE 1-like, whose protein sequence is MHAQTTQMENRFFSIGADISNLRNTVKRKRAELNDLLRIKAVSSIVEAQMPYLDQWCDLEESYTCSLSGATNALSNSFLRIPVSGNVQVSIKETAEALDLAAKATDIHHMISLLPKAEEMDTLISELANVVDIEKAFVEECGSLLLITHNLQVEECSLRGHLMQLEM, encoded by the exons ATGCATGCCCAAACCACACAGATGGAG AATCGGTTTTTTTCTATTGGAGCTGATATATCAAATCTGCGCAATACTGTCAAGAGGAAACGAGCTGAACTTAATGATTTGCTACGAATAAAAGCTGTTTCCAGCATTGTTGAGGCTCAG ATGCCATACCTCGATCAATGGTGTGATTTGGAAGAAAGTTACACATGTTCCTTGTCAGGAGCTACAAATGCTTTATCCAACTCCTTTCTGCGGATTCCTGTTAGTGGTAATGTTCAG GTTAGCATAAAAGAGACAGCAGAGGCTCTGGATTTGGCAGCAAAAGCTACAGATATTCATCACATGATAAGTTTGTTGCCTAAG GCAGAAGAAATGGATACTCTGATATCAGAGTTAGCCAATGTTGTTGATATCGAAAAAGCATTTGTTGAAGAATGTGGAAGTTTATTGCTAATAACACACAATTTACAG GTGGAAGAGTGCAGTTTACGGGGACATCTAATGCAATTAGAAATGTAG
- the LOC122594844 gene encoding protein ENDOSPERM DEFECTIVE 1-like — MSNPSIGSADTPAPSVRPQQQHRKPRVREVSSRFMSPSPSNSSFSSSSSAAGDLHSFTIKTPKPSPNNNNSNRYSPAPTDNRSSKPSSSRRLLLPHRASQDNLQPPFSSNHENIPETIRSMDYGFSTTHKKPQQQPRALFKENDIPKSSSSSTNFKPTKSSRSDTPVPTTCDRIVPSRFRLPQQNHNRQTAAVASDATKLLQSTVSLPKNESESNSCPNSPMYPRTWPLPDTRSSFSDDEEDRLLPSRSFRRTSSTIVDGSGQTKFSTPNSLCSRSVNLPISLKTSKPPLSSAASTTMLPPQPTSTKTGVGLKKGKKPPQASPEDVHSLKLLHNHFLQWRFANAKAQAAMHSQTKQMENQFFSLGTDIANLRDTVKRKQAELNELQRIKAVSAIVEAQMPYLDQWSDLEEDYTCSLSGATNALSNSLLRLPVSGNVQVNTKEIAVALDSAAKTTDMIVHNMLSLLPKAEETDTLTSELANVVDTEKALVEECENLLLTTHNLQVEDCSLRGQLMQLKM, encoded by the exons ATGAGCAATCCTTCAATCGGTTCAGCCGATACTCCGGCTCCTTCCGTCCGTCCTCAACAACAACATCGTAAACCTCGAGTTCGAGAAGTAAGTTCTCGGTTTATGTCTCCATCTCCATCCaattcatctttttcttcttcatcatccgCCGCGGGCGATCTGCACTCATTTACGATAAAAACCCCCAAACCTTcacctaataataataacagtaaTCGGTATTCCCCTGCACCAACTGATAATAGATCCTCTAAACCCTCATCCTCAAGACGCCTCCTACTTCCCCACCGTGCTAGTCAGGATAATCTTCAACCACCGTTTTCGTCGAATCACGAAAACATTCCCGAAACGATTAGGAGTATGGATTACGGCTTTTCCACCACTCACAAAAAACCGCAACAACAACCACGTGCGCTTTTTAAGGAAAATGACATTCCGAAATCGTCATCATCGTCAACAAATTTTAAACCAACAAAGTCTTCAAGATCTGATACTCCAGTTCCTACTACTTGTGATAGAATCGTTCCCTCGAGATTCAGACTTCCACAACAAAATCATAATCGTCAAACAGCCGCGGTCGCCTCTGATGCTACCAAGCTTTTACAATCCACAGTTTCATTACCAAAAAATGAATCTGAATCGAACTCGTGCCCTAATTCACCTATGTATCCGAGAACCTGGCCTCTTCCTGATACCAGGTCTTCTTTTTCGGATGATGAGGAGGACAGATTATTACCATCCAGATCGTTTCGTCGAACTAGTAGTACTATCGTTGATGGAAGCGGTCAAACTAAGTTTTCTACGCCAAATTCCCTATGTTCTCGATCTGTTAATCTGCCAATTTCTCTTAAAACATCCAAACCTCCTTTGTCATCCGCTGCTTCTACTACTATGCTGCCTCCACAACCTACTAGTACTAAAACCGGAGTCGGtttaaaaaagggaaaaaaaccGCCTCAGGCTTCACCAGAAGATGTACATTCTTTGAAATTGCTTCATAACCATTTCTTGCAATGGAGATTTGCAAATGCTAAAGCCCAAGCCGCAATGCATTCCCAAACCAAACAAATGGAG AATCAGTTTTTTTCTCTTGGAACCGATATAGCTAATCTGCGAGACACTGTCAAGAGGAAACAAGCTGAACTTAATGAGTTGCAACGAATTAAAGCTGTTTCCGCCATTGTTGAGGCTCAG ATGCCATACCTTGATCAATGGTCTGATTTGGAAGAAGATTACACATGCTCGTTGTCAGGAGCTACAAATGCTTTATCCAACTCTTTGCTGCGGCTTCCCGTTAGTGGTAATGTTCAG GTTAATACAAAAGAGATAGCAGTGGCTCTGGATTCGGCTGCAAAAACTACAGATATGATAGTTCACAACATGCTAAGTTTGTTGCCTAAG GCAGAAGAAACGGATACTCTAACGTCAGAGTTAGCAAATGTTGTTGATACCGAAAAAGCACTTGTTGAAGAATGTGAAAATTTATTGCTAACAACACACAATTTACAG GTGGAAGACTGCAGTTTACGGGGACAACTAATGCAATTAAAAATGTAG
- the LOC122595852 gene encoding pre-mRNA-splicing factor CWC25 homolog: MGMKFLNKKGWHTGSLRNIENVWKAEQKHDAEQRKLEELRKQIREEREKSEFRLLQEQAGLLPKQERLDFLYDSGLSVGKGSNSQQQEQPFPIKPLPEPSSANNKSSAPGALFEDKPQSANDAWRKLHTDPLLMIKQREQEALARVKNNPVQMAMIRKSVEAKKHKEKPSDGEKRKEKHHRKKSKHEKHTSAKHRVNSDDVEQEEQQRSISPSHHSKRKDDFQTERGRVSDRHQLERYKGEDRFDSQYAKRDREDRKSRPPTHHQVSGAPLYNRRKGTRVLSEEERAAKLKEMQMDADLHEEQRWRRLKQADDDDAKEVSHASSSGRNFLDAAHKSVYGAEKGGSSTIEESVRRRKHYSQQRSEGNAFRR; the protein is encoded by the exons atgGGTATGAAATTTTTGAACAAGAAGGGATGGCATACAGGTAGTTTAAGGAATATAGAAAACGTATGGAAAGCGGAACAGAAACACGATGCCGAACAGCGGAAGCTTGAAGAACTTCGTAAGCAAATCCGTGAGGAGCGTGAGAAATCGGAGTTTCGTCTTCTTCAGGAACAGGCCGGTTTACTCCC GAAGCAAGAAAGATTGGATTTTTTATACGATTCAGGATTATCAGTTGGAAAAGGGTCAAATTCTCAACAGCAAGAACAACCTTTTCCGATTAAGCCCTTACCTGAACCCTCCTCTGCCAACAACAAG TCCTCTGCCCCAGGGGCGTTATTTGAAGACAAACCACAGTCTGCTAATGATGCATGGAGGAAACTGCATACGGATCCCTTGCTTATGATAAAGCAGCGTGAACAGGAAGCACTGGCTCGTGTAAAGAATAATCCTGTCCAGATGGCAATGATTCGCAAATCT GTTGAAGCCAAGAAGCATAAGGAGAAACCTTCAGATGGAGAGAAACGCAAAGAAAAACATCACCGCAAAAAGTCAAAACATGAAAAGCATACGTCAGCCAAACATCGTGTCAACTCTGACGATGTTGAACAAGAGGAACAGCAAAGAAGCATCAGTCCCAGTCACCACTCAAAACGTAAGGATGATTTCCAAACTGAACGTGGAAGGGTTAGTGACAGACATCAACTTGAAAGATATAAAGGGGAAGACCGTTTTGATTCTCAATATGCCAAAAGAGATAGGGAAGACCGGAAGAGTCGTCCACCGACCCATCATCAAGTAAGTGGTGCCCCTCTTTATAACCGGCGTAAGGGCACCAGAGTACTTTCTGAAGAGGAAAGAGCTGCAAAGCTTAAGGAGATGCAAATGGATGCAGATTTACATGAAGAACAAAGATGGAGACGGTTGAAGCAGGCCGACGATGACGATGCTAAGGAAGTTTCCCATGCAAGTTCTAGTGGCAGGAACTTCTTGGATGCTGCTCATAAAAGTGTTTATGGTGCTGAAAAAGGTGGCAGCTCCACCATAGAGGAAAGTGTTCGCCGCCGGAAACATTATTCGCAACAAAGGAGCGAAGGAAATGCTTTTAGGCGATAG
- the LOC122596919 gene encoding uncharacterized protein LOC122596919, which translates to MWYDNWCPQGPLSNFITKRVLYDARLDVGTKVVSMINDGKWMWPEGWEDNFDILKEISVPILQLDKKDKVVWVNRNMQQVEFSTTQAWQDLRCNWPTVEWKDVVWFKQLVPRHAFMLWLALQEKLMTQDRIARWKQISMQCSLCRNGIESHKHLFFKCKFTEEIWNRLSSLRWNMKDHTDLQDIVQEIKVSRGRNNFGVVVNKLILAAAIYYIWQERNHRIFQDKERNEEAISNIIKESVRIQLISIRVRKTKNVIKISDQWKLKWENFSPVDS; encoded by the coding sequence ATGTGGTATGACAATTGGTGTCCTCAAGGACCACTGAGTAATTTCATTACTAAGAGGGTGCTTTATGATGCAAGATTAGATGTTGGTACCAAAGTTGTCTCAATGATAAATGATGGAAAATGGATGTGGCCAGAGGGTTGGGAggataattttgatattttgaaggAAATTAGTGTTCCTATTCTGCAATTGGATAAAAAGGATAAAGTTGTTTGGGTAAATAGAAATATGCAGCAGGTGGAGTTTTCTACTACTCAGGCATGGCAAGATTTGAGATGTAATTGGCCTACGGTTGAATGGAAGGATGTAGTGTGGTTTAAGCAACTTGTTCCCAGGCATGCATTTATGTTGTGGCTTGCTTTACAGGAGAAATTAATGACTCAAGACAGAATCGCAAGATGGAAACAAATTTCTATGCAATGCAGCTTATGCAGAAATGGTATTGAGAGtcataaacatttatttttcaaatgcaAATTCACTGAGGAGATTTGGAATAGGTTGAGTAGCCTGAGATGGAATATGAAGGATCATACTGATCTGCAGGATATTGTACAGGAAATCAAAGTGTCTAGAGGTCGGAATAACTTTGGAGTTGTAGTGAACAAGCTTATTCTTGCTGCTGCCATTTATTATATTTGGCAGGAAAGAAATCATAGAATTTTTCAAGATAAGGAAAGGAATGAGGAGGCTATAAGTAATATCATTAAAGAGAGTGTCAGAATTCAACTCATTTCCATTAGAGTAAGGAAGACTAAAAATGTGATCAAAATAA